One genomic region from Ornithinicoccus hortensis encodes:
- the secA gene encoding preprotein translocase subunit SecA, with protein sequence MPKLFEKMLRAGEGRTLRKLETTARLVRALEDDFKGLTDAELREETDKFRARIADGETLDQLLPEAFAAVREAAARTIGKRPFDVQIMGGAALHQGNVAEMKTGEGKTLVATLPSYLNALEGKGVHVVTVNDYLAEYQAELMGRVHRALGLETGVILSKMTPAERREQYAKDITYGTNNEFGFDYLRDNMGWSTADLVQRGHNFAIVDEVDSILIDEARTPLIISGPADQPTKWYAEFAKLAQLLTRGEDGEGDYEVDEKKRTVGVLESGIEKVEDYLGIDNLYESANTPLIGYLNNSIKAKELYKRDKDYVNMDGQIMIVDEHTGRMLAGRRYNEGMHQAIEAKEGVEIKNENQTLATVTLQNYFRMYDKLAGMTGTAQTEAAELHQIYKVGVISIPTNRPMIRKDQPDLVYRTEQAKFNAVVQDIADRHEQGQPILVGTTSVEKSERLSEQLRRQGIPHEVLNAKHHAREAAIVAEAGRKGAVTVATNMAGRGTDIMLGGNPEFRAVAALKQAGLDPVETPEEYEAAWDKALAEAEESVKVEHDEVTQLGGLYVLGTERHESRRIDNQLRGRAGRQGDPGESRFYLSLEDDLMRMFNAGIVDRVMASSGMDETPIESKVVSRSIAGAQSQVEAQHFETRKNVLKYDDVMNRQREVIYEERRRVLNGEEMEEQVRHFINDVIEEYVRTGSIPGEDGVDLEGMVNELRTVYPVTLEADQLLQFDPAELEQQLLSDAQHAYDAREEAVGPDIMRDVERRVLLQVLDRKWREHLYEMDYLKEGIGLRAMAQREPLVEYQREGYQLFAAMMESIKEEAVRFLFNAEIKTRQASGDGAAGQQGNGAGADVADVASRLQRAGASVAGLSEAVAAASRRQQSLTYTAPNEDGSAVQRAEGEDSDQARVSSPAEGGGNRAERRARKRKG encoded by the coding sequence GTGCCCAAGCTGTTCGAGAAGATGTTGCGTGCCGGCGAGGGGCGGACGCTGCGCAAGCTGGAGACCACCGCCCGGTTGGTCCGAGCGCTGGAGGACGACTTCAAGGGGCTGACCGACGCCGAGCTGCGGGAGGAGACCGACAAGTTCCGCGCCCGGATCGCCGACGGCGAGACGCTGGACCAGCTGCTGCCGGAGGCGTTCGCCGCGGTGCGGGAGGCCGCCGCGCGGACCATCGGCAAGCGGCCCTTCGACGTGCAGATCATGGGTGGGGCGGCCCTGCACCAGGGCAACGTCGCCGAGATGAAGACCGGTGAGGGCAAGACCCTGGTGGCGACCCTGCCCTCCTACCTCAACGCGCTCGAGGGCAAGGGCGTGCACGTGGTCACGGTCAACGACTACCTGGCCGAGTACCAGGCCGAGCTGATGGGGCGCGTGCACCGCGCGCTGGGGCTGGAGACCGGGGTCATCCTGTCCAAGATGACGCCGGCGGAGCGCCGGGAGCAGTACGCCAAGGACATCACCTACGGCACGAACAACGAGTTCGGCTTCGACTACCTGCGCGACAACATGGGCTGGTCCACCGCCGACCTGGTGCAGCGCGGCCACAACTTCGCCATCGTGGACGAGGTCGACTCGATCCTGATCGACGAGGCACGGACCCCGCTGATCATCTCCGGGCCCGCCGACCAGCCGACCAAGTGGTATGCCGAGTTCGCCAAGCTCGCGCAGCTGCTGACCCGCGGCGAGGACGGCGAGGGCGACTACGAGGTCGACGAGAAGAAGCGCACTGTCGGCGTGCTGGAGTCCGGGATCGAAAAGGTCGAGGACTACCTGGGCATCGACAACCTCTACGAGAGCGCCAACACCCCGCTGATCGGCTACCTGAACAACTCCATCAAGGCCAAGGAGCTGTACAAGCGGGACAAGGACTACGTGAACATGGACGGTCAGATCATGATCGTCGACGAGCACACCGGCCGGATGCTCGCCGGCCGGCGCTACAACGAGGGGATGCACCAGGCGATCGAGGCCAAGGAGGGGGTCGAGATCAAGAACGAGAACCAGACCCTGGCCACGGTGACCCTGCAGAACTACTTCCGGATGTACGACAAGCTCGCCGGGATGACCGGTACCGCCCAGACCGAGGCGGCCGAGCTGCACCAGATCTACAAGGTGGGCGTCATCTCGATCCCGACGAACCGGCCGATGATCCGCAAGGACCAGCCGGACCTCGTCTACCGCACCGAGCAGGCCAAGTTCAACGCGGTCGTGCAGGACATCGCCGACCGCCACGAGCAGGGGCAGCCCATCCTGGTCGGCACGACCAGCGTGGAGAAGTCCGAGCGGTTGTCCGAGCAGCTGCGCCGGCAGGGCATCCCGCACGAGGTGCTCAACGCCAAGCACCACGCCCGGGAGGCCGCGATCGTCGCCGAGGCGGGACGCAAGGGCGCCGTCACGGTGGCGACCAACATGGCCGGGCGAGGCACCGACATCATGCTCGGCGGTAACCCCGAGTTCCGGGCGGTCGCGGCGCTGAAGCAGGCCGGGCTGGACCCGGTGGAGACTCCGGAGGAGTACGAGGCCGCCTGGGACAAGGCACTCGCGGAGGCCGAGGAGTCGGTGAAGGTCGAGCACGACGAGGTCACCCAGCTCGGTGGGCTGTATGTGCTAGGCACCGAGCGTCACGAGTCCCGACGCATCGACAACCAATTGCGCGGTCGCGCCGGCCGTCAGGGTGACCCGGGGGAGAGCCGGTTCTACCTGTCCCTCGAGGACGACCTGATGCGGATGTTCAACGCCGGGATCGTCGACCGTGTGATGGCCTCCTCCGGCATGGACGAGACCCCTATCGAGTCCAAGGTGGTCAGCCGGTCCATCGCCGGTGCGCAGTCGCAGGTCGAGGCGCAGCACTTCGAGACCCGCAAGAACGTGCTCAAGTACGACGACGTGATGAACCGCCAGCGCGAGGTCATCTACGAAGAGCGCCGTCGGGTGCTCAACGGGGAGGAGATGGAAGAGCAGGTCCGGCACTTCATCAACGACGTCATCGAGGAGTATGTCCGCACGGGCAGCATCCCAGGCGAGGACGGGGTCGATCTTGAGGGCATGGTCAACGAACTCCGCACCGTCTATCCGGTGACCCTCGAGGCCGATCAGCTCCTGCAGTTCGACCCCGCCGAGCTCGAGCAGCAATTGCTCTCCGACGCCCAGCACGCCTACGACGCGCGGGAGGAGGCGGTCGGCCCGGACATCATGCGCGACGTCGAGCGCCGCGTCCTGCTGCAGGTGCTGGACCGCAAGTGGCGCGAGCACCTCTACGAGATGGACTACCTCAAGGAGGGAATCGGCCTGCGGGCGATGGCCCAGCGCGAGCCGCTCGTGGAGTACCAGCGCGAGGGCTACCAGCTGTTCGCCGCGATGATGGAGTCCATCAAGGAGGAGGCGGTCCGCTTCCTGTTCAACGCCGAGATCAAGACCCGGCAGGCCTCCGGCGACGGCGCCGCGGGGCAGCAGGGCAACGGCGCCGGTGCCGACGTGGCGGACGTGGCCAGCCGGCTGCAGCGGGCCGGGGCCAGCGTGGCCGGGCTGAGCGAGGCGGTGGCGGCGGCCTCCCGACGGCAGCAGTCCCTGACCTACACCGCACCCAACGAGGACGGCTCGGCCGTGCAGCGCGCCGAGGGCGAGGACAGCGACCAGGCGCGGGTCAGCAGCCCCGCCGAAGGCGGCGGCAACCGCGCCGAGCGCCGCGCCCGCAAGCGCAAGGGCTGA
- a CDS encoding Rv3235 family protein, translated as MSAQPQPAAWASTPAHPVQAELRVLPIPATEPAPGDFVIPPPDDDFVQGVLAVDFRRGFEDSYFGPQATTAQDLPDPADWAGRLLRVLLEVGDGTRPAGQLSRWVTEDILGRFTRRGVLARRRLQRQRPVRVRALRVCQPADGVAEVAAVVDHGGRIRAVAARLCGVDGRWLMTVLELG; from the coding sequence ATGAGCGCCCAGCCCCAGCCGGCGGCCTGGGCCAGCACCCCGGCGCACCCGGTCCAGGCCGAGCTACGGGTGCTCCCGATCCCGGCCACCGAGCCGGCCCCGGGCGACTTCGTCATCCCACCGCCGGATGACGACTTCGTGCAGGGGGTGCTCGCGGTGGACTTCCGCCGGGGCTTCGAGGACTCCTACTTCGGGCCGCAGGCGACCACGGCGCAGGACCTCCCGGATCCCGCCGACTGGGCGGGCCGGCTGCTGCGCGTCCTCCTGGAGGTCGGCGACGGCACCCGCCCGGCCGGACAGCTGAGCCGGTGGGTCACCGAGGACATCCTGGGCCGGTTCACCCGGCGCGGGGTGCTGGCGCGACGTCGGCTGCAGCGCCAGCGCCCCGTCCGGGTGCGGGCCCTGCGGGTCTGCCAGCCGGCCGACGGCGTCGCCGAGGTCGCCGCAGTGGTCGACCACGGGGGCCGGATCCGGGCCGTCGCCGCCCGGTTGTGCGGGGTCGACGGCCGGTGGCTGATGACGGTCCTCGAGCTGGGCTGA
- the leuC gene encoding 3-isopropylmalate dehydratase large subunit, with product MGKTLATKVWESHVVRAAQGEPDLLYIDLHMLHELNTPVAFDQLRASGRTVRRPDLTLGTEDHNTPTQDIRKRIEDHAARHQVDLMRANCAEFGIEHYRLGEDQQGIVHIIGPELGLAQPGMTIVCCDSHTTTQGAFGALAFGIGTSQVEHVLATQTLPLHPLKNMRVHVDGVLPAGVSAKDLILALISRIGTAGGQGHIIEYTGPAIEALSMEARMTVCNMTVEAGSRAGMIAPDETTFDYLRGRPHAPTGADWDTEVAYWRTLRSDPDALFDKEVRFDGSALTPFVSWGTNPAQSTGLDGTVPDPDCFATEEERVAARRALAYMDLTPGTALRDIPVDAVFIGSCTNSRIEDLRAAAEVLRGRRVKDGVEAVLVPGSETVRNQAIEEGLDRVFEEAGMQLRHAGCSMCAAVNEDRLRAGQRAASTNNRNYEGRQGKGSRTHIVSPAVAAATAVAGRLAAPADLEG from the coding sequence ATGGGCAAGACACTGGCCACCAAGGTGTGGGAGTCGCACGTGGTGCGTGCGGCACAGGGCGAACCCGACCTGCTCTACATCGACCTCCACATGCTGCACGAGCTGAACACGCCCGTGGCCTTCGACCAGCTGCGGGCCAGCGGACGCACCGTGCGGCGCCCGGACCTGACCCTGGGCACCGAGGACCACAACACCCCGACCCAGGACATCCGCAAGCGGATCGAGGACCACGCGGCCCGGCACCAGGTCGACCTGATGCGGGCCAACTGCGCCGAGTTCGGGATCGAGCACTACCGGCTGGGCGAGGACCAGCAGGGCATCGTGCACATCATCGGGCCGGAGCTGGGGCTGGCCCAGCCCGGGATGACCATCGTGTGCTGCGACAGCCACACCACGACCCAGGGCGCCTTCGGCGCGCTGGCGTTCGGCATCGGGACCTCCCAGGTCGAGCACGTCCTGGCTACCCAGACGCTGCCGCTGCACCCGTTGAAGAACATGCGCGTGCACGTCGACGGCGTGCTCCCCGCCGGGGTCAGCGCGAAGGACCTGATCCTGGCGCTGATCTCCCGGATCGGCACCGCCGGCGGTCAGGGCCACATCATCGAGTACACCGGCCCGGCCATCGAGGCCCTGTCGATGGAGGCCCGGATGACGGTGTGCAACATGACCGTCGAGGCGGGCTCCCGGGCCGGGATGATCGCCCCGGACGAGACCACCTTCGACTACCTCCGCGGGCGCCCGCACGCCCCCACCGGAGCCGACTGGGACACCGAGGTGGCGTACTGGAGGACGCTGCGCTCGGACCCGGATGCGTTGTTCGACAAGGAGGTCCGGTTCGACGGCAGCGCGCTGACCCCGTTCGTGTCCTGGGGCACCAACCCCGCGCAGAGCACCGGCCTGGACGGCACGGTCCCGGACCCCGACTGCTTCGCGACCGAGGAGGAGCGGGTCGCGGCCCGCCGCGCGCTGGCCTACATGGACCTCACCCCCGGGACGGCGCTGCGCGACATCCCGGTCGACGCCGTCTTCATCGGGTCCTGCACCAACAGCCGGATCGAGGACCTGCGCGCGGCGGCCGAGGTGCTGCGCGGGCGCCGGGTCAAGGACGGGGTCGAGGCCGTCCTGGTGCCCGGCTCCGAGACGGTCCGCAACCAGGCGATCGAGGAGGGTTTGGACCGGGTCTTCGAGGAGGCCGGGATGCAGCTGCGGCACGCAGGCTGCTCGATGTGCGCGGCCGTGAACGAGGACCGGCTGCGGGCGGGGCAGCGCGCCGCCTCCACCAACAACCGCAACTATGAGGGGCGGCAGGGCAAGGGGTCGCGGACCCACATCGTCTCCCCCGCCGTCGCCGCCGCCACCGCCGTCGCCGGCCGGTTGGCCGCTCCCGCGGACCTGGAGGGCTGA
- a CDS encoding GNAT family N-acetyltransferase produces MSGARPPAAVPALRGGDLLLRGHTEGDLPGLIEQARDPQTLLFTSTPEPYDEGQARAFLDRVRAGWAADGEQAHRRWAIEIDDRGERRYAGTIGYRYRGEEVASLDFATAPWARGQGVMTQAVALVLDHAFGEGGVRTMQWAAYQGNWGSRRIAWGFGFRISTVPGWRVDRRGVVRTGWVGTLRSDQPRVPASRWLVPPVLAGDRVVLRPWREEDRAGLQLDDLAHRYVGAALPPLTPEGFTAYLLRMRESAASGAELDWCLAHPHTDSPLGWLGIFAIDQRFAYGNATLGYWTVPAARGRGVLTEALRLAAAHAFAPAPGDPADGRSGLGLHRLAANTDVRNAASQAALVRAGWRYTGTEQDSCVYEPGGERHDTASFELVAEPAGRAGLRPTLGAPATLTTERLSLRPFTERDLPVVADLLRHPDIGPGHHPRAGTAEAERWWAALRHLQWEGTQWTWAICLRTPEPGIAAAAGDPLGVVRAYGIRRGDTGGTAHVGYWLDPAHRGHGLALEALDTVLDHLTGAAEDGGAGLSTLRADTTLDNLASQTILRHSGFRVWGREPLPDGRVRLDLAVPEGVDRVAQAALGVAATLEVPVIEGQSVRLRPWRDSDVPLLVEACNDPLAQRFLTDLPSPYTEAEAATFLASCRTAALAGSMLPWCLADPVSDECLGSLAIMELDRHRGPADRAVGGLIGYWSHPRARGRGVMTEAVRRAVRHAFIDVADGGLGLARLAITAAAGNAASQRVVLRAGFTETGRDRAAERLRDGTVEDLVRFDLLRSEWPPPDAPTTRPDVRPGGPTTPPDA; encoded by the coding sequence ATGTCCGGCGCACGTCCTCCCGCCGCCGTCCCCGCGCTGCGGGGCGGGGACCTCCTGCTGCGCGGGCACACCGAAGGGGATCTCCCGGGCCTGATCGAGCAGGCCCGGGACCCGCAGACCCTGCTGTTCACCAGCACCCCGGAGCCGTATGACGAGGGGCAGGCCCGCGCGTTCCTGGACCGGGTGCGCGCCGGGTGGGCGGCGGACGGGGAGCAGGCGCACCGGCGCTGGGCCATCGAGATCGATGACCGGGGGGAACGCCGGTATGCCGGGACGATCGGTTACCGGTACCGCGGCGAGGAGGTGGCCTCGCTCGACTTCGCCACCGCCCCGTGGGCACGCGGCCAGGGCGTGATGACGCAGGCGGTCGCCCTGGTGCTCGACCACGCCTTCGGGGAGGGCGGGGTCCGGACCATGCAGTGGGCGGCCTACCAGGGCAACTGGGGATCGCGGCGGATCGCCTGGGGCTTCGGCTTCCGGATCAGCACCGTGCCGGGCTGGCGGGTGGACCGGCGGGGTGTGGTGCGGACCGGCTGGGTCGGCACCCTGCGGTCCGACCAGCCGCGGGTGCCCGCCTCCCGCTGGCTGGTCCCGCCGGTGCTGGCGGGTGACCGGGTCGTCCTGCGGCCCTGGCGCGAGGAGGACCGTGCCGGGCTGCAGCTGGACGACCTCGCGCACCGCTATGTCGGGGCCGCGCTGCCGCCCCTGACCCCCGAGGGGTTCACGGCATACCTGCTCCGGATGCGGGAGTCCGCGGCCAGCGGGGCGGAGCTCGACTGGTGCCTGGCGCATCCCCATACGGACTCCCCGCTGGGCTGGCTCGGCATCTTCGCCATCGACCAGCGCTTCGCCTACGGGAACGCCACGCTCGGCTACTGGACGGTGCCCGCCGCCCGGGGGCGCGGGGTGCTGACCGAGGCGCTGCGACTGGCCGCCGCCCACGCCTTCGCCCCGGCCCCGGGCGACCCGGCCGACGGCAGGTCGGGACTGGGCCTGCACCGGCTCGCCGCCAACACCGACGTGCGCAACGCCGCCTCCCAGGCCGCGCTGGTCCGCGCGGGCTGGCGGTACACCGGCACCGAGCAGGACTCCTGCGTCTACGAGCCGGGCGGCGAGCGCCACGACACGGCCTCCTTCGAGCTGGTCGCCGAGCCGGCCGGGCGGGCCGGGCTGCGTCCCACCCTGGGCGCGCCGGCCACGCTGACGACCGAGCGGCTCTCCCTGCGGCCGTTCACGGAGCGGGACCTGCCGGTCGTGGCCGACCTGCTGCGGCACCCGGACATCGGTCCCGGCCACCACCCGCGGGCCGGGACCGCCGAGGCCGAACGGTGGTGGGCCGCCCTGCGGCACCTGCAGTGGGAGGGCACCCAGTGGACGTGGGCGATCTGCCTGCGCACGCCGGAGCCCGGGATCGCGGCGGCGGCCGGGGACCCCCTGGGGGTCGTGCGCGCCTACGGCATACGGCGCGGGGACACCGGTGGCACGGCCCACGTCGGGTACTGGTTGGACCCCGCCCACCGGGGGCACGGGCTGGCGCTGGAGGCGCTGGACACGGTCCTGGACCACCTGACGGGCGCCGCGGAGGACGGTGGGGCCGGGCTGAGCACCCTGCGGGCGGACACCACCCTGGACAACCTGGCCTCCCAGACGATCCTGCGGCACAGCGGCTTCCGGGTCTGGGGGCGGGAACCCCTGCCGGACGGGAGGGTGCGGCTGGACCTGGCGGTCCCCGAGGGCGTCGACCGGGTCGCGCAGGCGGCGCTGGGCGTCGCCGCCACCCTGGAGGTCCCGGTCATCGAGGGCCAGAGCGTGCGGCTGCGGCCGTGGCGCGACTCCGACGTCCCGCTGCTCGTGGAGGCGTGCAACGACCCGCTCGCCCAGCGGTTCCTTACCGACCTGCCGTCGCCGTACACCGAGGCGGAGGCCGCGACCTTCCTGGCCAGCTGTCGGACCGCCGCGCTGGCCGGCAGCATGCTGCCCTGGTGCCTGGCCGATCCCGTCTCGGACGAGTGCCTGGGCTCGCTGGCGATCATGGAGCTGGACCGGCACCGGGGACCCGCCGACCGTGCGGTGGGCGGACTCATCGGCTACTGGTCGCACCCCCGTGCGCGCGGCCGCGGCGTCATGACCGAGGCGGTGCGCCGCGCGGTGCGCCACGCCTTTATCGACGTGGCGGACGGCGGACTCGGCCTGGCCCGGCTGGCGATCACCGCGGCGGCCGGCAACGCGGCGTCCCAGCGGGTGGTGCTGCGCGCCGGCTTCACCGAGACCGGCCGCGACCGGGCTGCCGAGCGGCTCCGCGACGGCACCGTCGAGGACCTCGTCCGCTTCGACCTGCTCCGCAGCGAGTGGCCCCCACCGGACGCCCCCACAACCCGACCGGACGTCCGACCGGGCGGCCCCACCACCCCACCGGACGCCTGA
- the leuD gene encoding 3-isopropylmalate dehydratase small subunit — protein sequence MRPFTVHTGTAAPLRRSNVDTDQIIPVRFLTRSTIAGYGENLFNDWRDDPDFVLNDPRHSAATILVAGTDFGTGSSRESAVWALTGWGFRAVIAPRYGDIFRGNAIENGLLPVIAPQACVEALWDLVDAQPDTPVTVDLEQCEVRAQGIHQPFEVDPDDRTRLLQGLDNIALTLAHAADITAYEQRRRPALPTTRRPGEGAVR from the coding sequence ATGCGTCCGTTCACCGTGCACACCGGCACCGCCGCCCCGTTGCGGCGCAGCAACGTCGACACCGACCAGATCATCCCGGTGCGCTTCCTGACCCGCAGCACGATCGCCGGCTACGGCGAGAACCTGTTCAACGACTGGCGCGACGACCCCGACTTCGTGCTCAACGACCCGCGCCACTCCGCGGCGACCATCCTGGTGGCCGGCACCGACTTCGGCACCGGTTCCTCCCGCGAGTCCGCCGTGTGGGCGCTCACCGGGTGGGGCTTCCGGGCGGTCATCGCCCCGCGCTACGGCGACATCTTCCGCGGCAACGCCATCGAGAACGGGCTGCTGCCGGTCATCGCGCCGCAGGCGTGCGTCGAGGCCCTGTGGGACCTGGTCGACGCGCAGCCGGACACCCCGGTCACCGTCGACCTGGAACAGTGCGAGGTCCGGGCGCAGGGGATCCACCAGCCCTTCGAGGTGGATCCCGACGACCGCACCCGGTTGCTCCAGGGGCTGGACAACATCGCGCTGACGCTGGCGCACGCGGCCGACATCACGGCATACGAGCAGCGCCGCCGGCCCGCCCTGCCGACCACCCGCCGCCCGGGCGAAGGGGCGGTGCGATGA
- a CDS encoding hydroxymethylglutaryl-CoA lyase, producing the protein MTTSFDRARAYAAGTAPLPFPIPEQVTIQEVGPRDGFQLEPGVISTPDKIAIIDALSATGVPRVQVTSFVRPDAVPQLSDAAEVMAGYTPASGVEYSVLVPNLKGAERALETSADCWELMLSSTDAHSIANANRPTAEAFERLRPVIELGLAQGKHLVGGMATSLGCPFEGRTPFERVAWVVGLYAEAGVSHVTVADTAGLADPAHVYEISAKLRQEYPDLRFTLHLHNTRGLGIANALAGMAAGITDFDTSVGGLGGCPYAPGATGNIATEELVHLLDLLGVHTGVDLDALTTIARGPVATAVRHKLESSFEKADPSWVLHTPPQRQELAGA; encoded by the coding sequence ATGACCACCAGTTTCGACCGGGCCCGCGCCTACGCCGCCGGCACCGCCCCGCTGCCCTTCCCGATCCCCGAGCAGGTCACCATCCAGGAGGTCGGCCCCCGGGACGGGTTCCAGCTGGAGCCCGGCGTCATCAGCACCCCCGACAAGATCGCGATCATCGACGCGCTGTCGGCCACCGGCGTCCCCCGGGTCCAGGTGACCTCGTTCGTCCGCCCCGACGCGGTGCCGCAACTGTCCGACGCGGCCGAGGTGATGGCCGGCTACACCCCCGCATCGGGCGTCGAGTACTCCGTCCTGGTGCCCAACCTCAAGGGCGCCGAGCGCGCCCTGGAGACCAGCGCCGACTGCTGGGAGCTGATGCTGTCCAGCACCGACGCGCACAGCATCGCCAACGCGAATCGCCCCACCGCCGAGGCCTTCGAGCGGCTCCGCCCGGTCATCGAGCTCGGCCTGGCGCAGGGCAAGCACCTGGTGGGCGGGATGGCCACCTCGCTGGGTTGCCCCTTCGAGGGACGGACGCCGTTCGAGCGGGTCGCCTGGGTCGTCGGACTGTATGCCGAGGCCGGGGTCTCGCACGTGACCGTCGCCGACACCGCCGGCCTGGCCGACCCGGCACACGTCTACGAGATCTCCGCCAAGCTGCGCCAGGAGTACCCGGACCTGCGGTTCACGCTGCACCTGCACAACACCCGCGGCCTGGGCATCGCCAACGCGCTCGCGGGCATGGCGGCGGGCATCACCGACTTCGACACCTCGGTCGGCGGCCTCGGCGGCTGCCCGTACGCCCCCGGCGCCACCGGCAACATCGCCACCGAGGAACTGGTCCACCTGCTGGACCTGCTCGGCGTGCACACCGGGGTCGACCTGGACGCGCTCACCACGATCGCGCGCGGACCCGTGGCCACCGCCGTCCGGCACAAGCTGGAGTCCTCCTTCGAGAAGGCCGACCCCTCCTGGGTCCTGCACACCCCGCCCCAGCGGCAGGAACTGGCAGGGGCATAA
- a CDS encoding CaiB/BaiF CoA transferase family protein has product MNGPLSDLKVLDIATVFAGPFAAALLGDMGADVIKVEMPGVGDPLRALGPFKGDTSLTWAASARNKRSITLDLRSEAGQEVLLKLVADRDVLIENFRPGTLERWGLSLERLRSANPDLIVVHVSGYGQTGPNAGKAGFGTPATAYSGYAHINGYPDRPPVLPSVSLVDYLTGMYAAMGALAAVYQLKVSGGPAEEVDVALYESIFRMLEVVVAEYDVLGTVRERTGNELAASSPAGIYQSRDGHWIVIVTSTERTFARLAAAMDREDMLSDPRYSTNRERLARRTEMNQILTDWVGALTREELHERLDEFSVPHSPVYSAADIFADEHYRARDMLVEVSHPSLGSITLPGVVPKFSVNPGSIRNAGPEMGEHTSSVLTELGYTPDQITDLQDKGVI; this is encoded by the coding sequence ATGAACGGCCCGCTTTCGGACCTGAAGGTCCTGGACATCGCTACCGTCTTCGCCGGGCCGTTCGCCGCGGCCCTGCTCGGCGACATGGGCGCCGACGTGATCAAGGTGGAGATGCCCGGCGTGGGCGACCCGCTGCGCGCGCTCGGCCCGTTCAAGGGCGATACCTCGCTGACCTGGGCGGCCTCGGCCCGCAACAAGCGCAGCATCACCCTGGACCTGCGCTCCGAGGCCGGACAGGAGGTCCTACTGAAGCTGGTGGCCGACCGGGACGTCCTGATCGAGAACTTCCGCCCCGGCACTCTGGAACGGTGGGGGTTGAGCCTGGAGCGGCTGCGCTCGGCGAACCCGGACCTCATCGTGGTGCACGTCTCGGGCTACGGCCAGACCGGCCCCAACGCCGGCAAGGCGGGCTTCGGCACGCCCGCCACGGCCTACAGCGGCTACGCGCACATCAACGGTTACCCCGACCGCCCCCCGGTGCTGCCCTCGGTCTCCCTGGTGGACTACCTGACCGGGATGTATGCCGCGATGGGCGCCCTGGCCGCGGTCTACCAGCTCAAGGTGTCCGGCGGCCCGGCCGAGGAGGTCGACGTCGCCCTCTACGAGTCGATCTTCCGGATGCTGGAGGTCGTCGTGGCCGAGTACGACGTGCTCGGCACCGTCCGGGAACGCACCGGCAACGAGCTCGCCGCGTCCTCCCCCGCCGGGATCTACCAGTCCCGCGACGGGCACTGGATCGTCATCGTGACCAGCACCGAGCGCACCTTCGCCCGGCTGGCTGCCGCGATGGACCGCGAGGACATGCTCAGCGACCCGCGCTACTCCACCAACCGGGAACGCCTCGCCCGCCGCACCGAGATGAACCAGATCCTCACCGACTGGGTCGGCGCGTTGACCCGCGAGGAACTGCACGAGCGGCTCGACGAGTTCTCCGTGCCGCACTCCCCCGTCTACAGCGCCGCCGACATCTTCGCCGACGAGCACTATCGGGCCCGGGACATGCTGGTCGAGGTCAGCCACCCCTCGCTCGGCTCGATCACGCTGCCCGGCGTGGTGCCCAAGTTCAGCGTGAACCCCGGCTCCATCCGCAACGCCGGCCCGGAGATGGGCGAGCACACCTCCTCGGTCCTGACCGAGCTGGGCTACACCCCCGACCAGATCACCGACCTCCAGGACAAGGGAGTCATCTGA
- a CDS encoding IclR family transcriptional regulator: MMTAVGVLDKVMAILDAFEDGATRLDPAAVASRVGFSTPTTYRLMKAMSQHRLLDLEERDYRLGSRLLELGSRARTGVHVRTVALPHMRALRDALGETVELQIRTGHRRVPIEMAVGRRTVRTTGQIGVPLPIHMGASSRVLIAWLNEERAMELAAESAAEWPGRAWDADTYRSRLRQVRDQGWEYSDGERDPETSAVSAPVHDAEGYVVAALVVSSTMTRLADDTHRAEVIHELRRTARAVSGELGYPTPHEQEQETLG, translated from the coding sequence ATGATGACCGCGGTCGGCGTGCTCGACAAGGTGATGGCGATCCTCGATGCCTTCGAGGACGGCGCCACCCGCCTCGACCCTGCCGCCGTCGCGAGCCGCGTCGGGTTCAGCACGCCGACCACCTACCGGCTAATGAAGGCGATGAGCCAGCACCGGTTGCTGGACCTGGAGGAGCGGGACTACCGACTCGGCAGCCGACTGCTCGAGCTGGGCTCCCGTGCCCGCACCGGGGTCCACGTCCGCACCGTCGCCCTCCCCCACATGAGGGCGCTGCGCGACGCGCTGGGCGAGACCGTCGAGCTGCAGATCCGCACCGGTCACCGCCGGGTGCCGATCGAGATGGCCGTAGGTCGCCGGACCGTGCGCACCACGGGCCAGATCGGAGTGCCGCTGCCGATCCACATGGGCGCCAGCAGCCGGGTCCTCATCGCCTGGCTGAACGAGGAGCGGGCGATGGAGCTGGCCGCGGAGAGCGCCGCCGAGTGGCCCGGACGAGCCTGGGACGCCGACACCTACCGGTCCCGGCTGCGCCAGGTCCGCGACCAGGGCTGGGAGTACAGCGACGGTGAGCGCGACCCCGAGACGTCCGCCGTCTCCGCGCCGGTCCACGACGCGGAGGGCTACGTCGTGGCGGCCCTCGTCGTCTCCTCCACGATGACCCGGCTGGCCGACGACACCCACCGCGCAGAGGTCATCCACGAACTTCGCAGGACCGCCCGTGCCGTCTCCGGCGAGCTGGGCTACCCCACCCCGCACGAGCAGGAGCAGGAGACCCTCGGATGA